gtctgtctgtccgtctatctatctatctatctatctatctatagtatagtatagtatagtatagaataGTATAGTGTATTATAGTAAATTATAGCAGATTAGAGTATAGTATAGTCTATTATAGTATAGTTTAGTATAtaatagtatagtatagtatagtatagtatagtatagtagagtagagtatagtgtattatagtatagtatagcaGATTAGAGGATAGTATAGTATAttacagtatagtatagtatagtatagtagagtagagtagagtatagTATATTATTGTATATTATAGTATAGTATATTAttgtatagtatagtatagtatagtatagtaaagtaaagtagagtagagtagagtagagtattgaataatatagtatagtatagtatagtatagtatagtatagtatagtatagtatagtatggtatggtatagtatggtatagtatagtatagtatagtatagtatagtagtACTGGTGAATAGTATAGCTTAGTTATAAGACAGAAATGTGGTAAGTGCTGTACTGCTCTTGTCTCCAgctctcttctctctgctctctgttattttgggggttgggTTTTTTCTCCGTACTGAGTCTGCATGCAGAGGCTGAGGCCCTGCTTCATGGAACAGTCATCCTGAGTATCTGAGGAAAGTGGAAAATTTCTACTGTGAGCTCCACATTTACCCTTTTAGTTTGACTACCCTGGTTAGTTTACTTTCCAGCATTCATGACCTACTCTGGTTTACTGTTAATTGTAAGACTGTGTAGCtgatatatttcattttatgaaTCTTTCTGTCAGTAACAGTAATTAACGACAGTATGAGCTGTTTTAGTGTacctattctattctattctattctattctattctatgaGTGTTATGAAATTAACATAACAATAAATTTGCTAAAGCAGCATCTATAACAATACAACAGTAGTTATGACAAGCAGTACATTAAGAATCATATTATCAGCTAATGATGCTATGATTGACAGTTGACCAGTCCTGGGTGTATCCCACCTCCACGCAGTGGCAGCtaggattggctccagccccccgtcacccccaacaggataagcagtatagataatggatggatgatgttATGACAACAATAGTACTTACTTTATCTTACTCTCATGCATGTTCTTGTACTACATAACTATACATTACATATTTCCCACTTGGCATTCTTTTCTGAATTCAATTATATCCTGTTCTGTTCTACTGCTCTCCAGCACACTCGCTTTAATTCTATAAGGTACCAGTGTATTTTTATCCTGCTCCATTACAAATCAAAGGCTTTTTCACTCAAGTTTCAGGATCACTGTTTTAATGCGTAAGATGTCAAATTAATATCATGTACTCTATTCAATTCaactattttcttttctttatttggtcATTTGTGCATGCTACTACTCTATTTAATTCTATTCTAGAGTCTTAAGTTTGTAAATAAGGTACCCATATTGCATAAAATAGCATCTAAATAGAGCTTGATAGTCCCGTTGGACACCCTACTAAGTCCAAGACCCTCAGAAAGCCCTACTATGGCTTCATACCAAAGGAATCATAGCAAGATAGATCATGTTAAACTATTGAGATGTGAAGATTCTGAATAATGTTATTCATAAAAGAGGTGgatataaaaatgttctgtagttctgtggctttgttaattGAAAAGAAAGATTTCAAAAGTATTTTCTCTAATCGAAATGATATCTTTGAAATGAACTATTATGCATATTAGACATATTGACCTAATTGGATGAGCATTGGTGTTTTCTATCAGTATGTTGTACAAATAAATGTACTatgtaaatttgtgtttggtagatcatTACTTCTTGGCAATGAATCTTCTTCCATCTactgttggaaagtctgtttaattccatgtttggcattggcagagaagatttggcaaatttttcatgggcgcaacccacaaactcagctctgctgctcatcccacaaatgcatgttccttacaaatgtggcaccatttaaaagggaaataaacatgcTCTCCATCGGtaaaagatttattgccaagaagcttaggttcaacaaaaaaataatctaccaaacacaaatttacttACTTTTGTGTTAAGTTAAGATGTCTACATTTTGGagaaaatgtatgaaatatATTCACATTGGCTGCCATTCTGCACTCTTTCAGATGGAACTCATCTCTTAAGATTACAGTAACAACTTTATTGTTATCTTCGCTAAGACTGCACTAGGGTTTGAATTTAAATGGTTGAAAGGATAACACTTAATAGGACAAAGAAAAATGCAGccaaagaaaactgaaaaaaaaaatgtcagcttgCATGTGAATCCGTTCTAAAGTTTTCGCTCCTAAATGTGTAAATCAAGTGTTTCTTTGTACCACAGACATATCAAAGACTCTAGTTTTGATCTAATGAAGTCAACATGTCTTAATATGCAGGGTTCCTCTCAGCAAAATGAAGAGGGGCCTCATATTtctctttgcctggggcctccaaattACTGAAACTACCCCTGATTCCATGCAATCACTCACAGTTACGGCCCGATTTGTTCCATAAGTATATGGTGCCCTTGAATTCTTTACACTATTCTACTCTACTACTCTATTTTCTTTTCTCCTAATGCATAGATGTAtgaagtgtgtttttctttttgtgtggaTCTTTAACAATAAGCATTCAGTGTTTGCTACAGTGATAGTCTGCACACTGACCCCTCTTTGGAAAAGTTATGAGCAACATTCATACATATATTTACTTTTTCTATGTTAATGACCATTTACTTTATTCTTCTCTGTTATATTTGGCTCATATTCTTCTATAAGGTTCTGTTCTCTCCAGTTCTATCATATTCTATCTCACTCCAGAGCATTATATTTCCTAGTCTCTGATACTTTCTATTCTAATCTGCCTCTCTCCTTCTGCTCTGCTCTATTCTACTTTTCTACGCTCAGTaatttggttgatttttttccGCACTGAGGTTTAAAAAGCTCAGAACACATTTAGTGAAATGCAGCATGCCAGCTCCTACGTGCATTCTGAATGAGGCTTGTAGTGATATTTGCGTATAACAGAAGCACCGCCTCCCTCCCATTGGACAATGTGTACGTGAGGGCGTGGCAAGGAAAGATGAGAGTTGCAAATCCATGCCCTTACTGGGAAGACATGGAGCGCTATGGACACAGTCTACACGAATGAAGTGGGAATCTCAACTAGAGACGTAAATATTTCTCCGGTGGGTGAAACAAACGTTTTGAGAGACTGAGAGCAACGAAAGGGTGGCCCGGTTGAGGATGGAGTGTGCATTTGACGCACAGAACCTTATCTCCATTTCTTTGAGGAAAATCCAAAGCTCCAGGACGCAGAGAGGAGGCATCAAGCTCCACAAGAACTTACTGGTAACGTACGTACTGAGAAACGCAAGGCAGTTTTATATGAGCAAAAACTTATCGCAAACACAGAGGACGCATCACTACGAGGACGTAGCTGCAGTCCGTGAACGGCACGAATATCTAGAATTGACTGGGAGCTTGTCGGAGTTGACCGATGACTTCTACTGCAACTTTACTGGGGTTGAGTCGGACACTTGGCACTGCGGAGCGCACCAGCCCATCGGCCAGCCTGCAGAGGTGGCGCACCAAGACGCATCTGCCTGCGCAATGGTTCCACCAAGTGACTCTGAACTGATGGTTTCGGAAGCCTGTTGGAGTTGTGCGGACAAATCCTCGTGGGACGTACCGGTCCTAAACGCACAAGCCAACCAAAAGACTGTGCTGGACTTGGACACGCATGTGGTGACTACTGTCACGAATGGATACTTCCACTCAGACTGTTGCGCGCAGTCAAAACAGCCGCAGGGCGCGCAGTGCTACAGTAAAAAGCGAAAGATGGACACAAGTTATCATATTGTTGATCCAGAGTTTTACTTGCCAGACTTTGGGCCGTTTCCTTGTAAAAGGATGAGGACTGATGATGACTCGCACACAGACTCGGATCAGTTGGACAGCACAAACATCTCCAACCTGATCTCAGTGTTGGGCTCAGGTGGACTATCTGAGTTTGTGAGTTGGCAGCAGACGGACCTTGAGCAAATATTCGCAGCTCAAACTATTTGTTTAAAACACACACTGTTAACAGGCAGCGGCTGGACCAGAGCAATCGAAGCATTTTGATTTgaatgattgtttttctttgtaccGTTTTATTTTATTGCCTTCAAATAAACAATGACACGACTGCAATCTACTCTCTACTGTGTTATTGAAAAATGTTGTTGAAACGTGATTATATCGAGCAGTTTCTTCAATTTCTGGCAACTTTTGCACTTTTCCATTTACGGTGCTGATAATAATTCTGTCTCACAGTACCAAATAACCCAACCTGTGATTTAAACcttatttttttggttatttcgTGTCGGGGTACAGGAGTCTGTCTTTGGTTTGTGTTTCCTGAAGGAACGAGTTGCCACTGTTTCACTGGATAGATGTTGGAAGAGCGCCACCATGTGGTCAGAAAAGATCTGTGCAGCCTCGTGCACCAGATCAACAGAATATCAGCCTGTCAATGTAATAGTTTTATCAGGGCTTgctttaataaatcaataaaaaaataaaatcatttaaaaagaagtGATGCATTGATTTTGCATTGCATTTCAAATCCTTATAAATTATATCAGGTTACTAGTTTGGCCTGCACTTGCATGCGGGTTTGTTTTAAAGTGTTAGGTGACTACTAGTATTTTTCTCGTCAGCTTTATGCAATAGTTTATTTAACATGTATGACTTATACAACTAAAATAACAATACTAGCCTATACTTCATGGTTTTATGGTGTGCTTTAATGTTGGCTATTCTTCCACTAAAATGACTAGGTTGATGACATGAAGCAAGCTGTAATTATTATACTCAGTATTTCATGATATAAGTGGGGCAGGTACCAAACTCCATTTATAAAAGCAGGAATTTTGGAGTCAGGCTCGCGCTTGTCTTTCCTCGGTGGTCCGAGGGGGGCGGATGGCTCAGAATAGACAGAGTGCTTGTCCTTGAGACATGACTGCCCGAGGGTTTCCCATCTATATTCCCGGGACAGTCAAGTACTTCAGCGCGTCTGTCGGACAAgatgtttgctgtttttgtcaGAGCCGCGGTGAGTCCACCGTTAATCAGTCtgcatgtattttaaatgcGTAATAACAAACGCAGAGACGTAAGGTTTGAGTTTACGGCACCAGGCTGAGTGAAGGGGGTGGGGCGCTGCACAGGACAGCAACAATGTCATGATATTAGGTTAAAATATAACCCGTGTTTCAGCACTGTATGCTGTCACTGTGTTCTGGTGCTATTTGTGGGGGTTTGTATCAACTAAGAGCGTCGTTAGCTGCTCCCCAGTTTGACATTTAGGAAACCGTTAGCCTAGCATAGCCGTTAGCATAGCGTTAGCTTAATGcgcatgttaaaaaaaaagccacagaagGCTGTCTTCGTAGCTGcagtacataaaaaataataaactcgCTGTTATcctatttttaataaaatgtattttggctTATAAAGCCAAAACATGACAAGAATACTGCCGTAACAGTGTCCATAacattgctttattttgaaggcttcACCGGATGTTCTTTATCGTTCTTCCGTCAAGTGGCGCATGTAGGCCTACAGTTTTAATGGTTTATATCATTACAAGACTAGTAGGTATCGAAAACCTGCCAGCATTTAGCAAACATGACGACCTATATTCTAAATACCTTCATAACGCCATCGTATTAAGTTGTTAAATGCAGTTATATTTATTGCTTTCGCGTGTGTTTGTTTAGGCTACCACTCCTAACTCTGTCACCTTTCTATTTATAAGCTGGCAGAGCCATCACCAGTGTGTCCAAACAAATAGTAGGAGTGCTCTGCTCACTTGTTTTGGTGTCAGATTTCATCGACTGAGTCACCTTACTGCAAGTGTTTGACTTTGTTAACGAATAAACAACACTTTCATCTACTCTTAACTTAAACCCACTTGCACTAGGTTATTAAGTTTTAAAATATGGATTTGCATACATGTAATATAATATGAAACATTTCAACACCTGGATTTATGAGAAAGCATCATTGTTCTAAAATATCAGTCTTTTAAGAGAACTGGAAAATAAGTAAGTTAAATTCAACACTTAAAGCACCTTTGAGGAGATTTTTTATGATACAAAATGCAATAAGATTCGTAACATATATGGCCTGCAAAAGTAGGAAAATTAGTAAGAATAGTGactattatttttgtattttttaatcgtCAATAGCTGCCACCAGGTTGATATCAAggagttcctcacaggagctctCAACATTAATATTAAAGCAGGGAGCCTAGTTGAAATGAGGGATAcataatattggatttttgctgatatttgatatgctgatatttacaaattaattttagctgatagcAATACTGATATTTGAATATAATCACTTAAGACCTAAAAATTGAGtccataaaacacacaattttaaGTATGAGGATggacaaataaacaaatttcagttcttaaaacacactataaagtgtaaggaatgatgatgaataaagaaa
The Cheilinus undulatus linkage group 5, ASM1832078v1, whole genome shotgun sequence DNA segment above includes these coding regions:
- the LOC121510122 gene encoding immediate early response gene 5-like protein — encoded protein: MECAFDAQNLISISLRKIQSSRTQRGGIKLHKNLLVTYVLRNARQFYMSKNLSQTQRTHHYEDVAAVRERHEYLELTGSLSELTDDFYCNFTGVESDTWHCGAHQPIGQPAEVAHQDASACAMVPPSDSELMVSEACWSCADKSSWDVPVLNAQANQKTVLDLDTHVVTTVTNGYFHSDCCAQSKQPQGAQCYSKKRKMDTSYHIVDPEFYLPDFGPFPCKRMRTDDDSHTDSDQLDSTNISNLISVLGSGGLSEFVSWQQTDLEQIFAAQTICLKHTLLTGSGWTRAIEAF